One Brassica napus cultivar Da-Ae chromosome C4, Da-Ae, whole genome shotgun sequence genomic region harbors:
- the LOC106374589 gene encoding proline-rich protein 3-like, which translates to MAIKSTSFTICLLFSLATIATAYYSPSSPPVHQSPAYTHKPTLPPPVYTPPVYKPTLLPPVYTKPTLPPPVYTPPVYKPTLPPPVYKKSPTYSPPSYVPKPTYSPPTKPYVPKPTYTPPTKPYIPKPTTYTSPTKPYVPKPTYTPPTKQYVPKPTYTPPTKPYVPKPTYTPPTKPYVPKPTYTPPTKPYVPEILKVVDGIILCKKGYETYPIQGAKAKIVCSEPGSYGKKDVVIYSDPTDSKGYFHVALTDIIKNLLHCRVKLYTSPVETCKNPTNVNKGLTGVPLSMYGYRYHSDKNLKIFSVGPFYFTGPKSAPTTPKY; encoded by the exons ATGGCGATAAAAAGCACCTCCTTCACCATTTGCCTCCTATTTTCTTTGGCCACCATAGCCACTGCTTACTACTCTCCCTCATCTCCTCCGGTTCACCAATCACCAGCTTACACCCACAAGCCTACACTCCCACCTCCAGTTTACACTCCACCAGTTTACAAGCCAACCCTTCTCCCTCCGGTCTACACTAAACCAACTCTTCCACCTCCCGTTTACACTCCACCGGTTTACAAGCCAACTCTCCCTCCTCCCGTCTACAAAAAGTCTCCAACCTATTCTCCTCCTTCATATGTCCCAAAACCAACTTATTCTCCACCCACCAAGCCATACGTCCCAAAACCAACATACACTCCACCCACCAAGCCATATATCCCAAAACCAACAACCTACACTTCTCCCACCAAGCCATATGTCCCAAAGCCAACCTACACTCCTCCCACCAAGCAATATGTTCCAAAACCAACATACACTCCTCCCACCAAGCCATATGTCCCAAAGCCAACCTACACCCCACCCACCAAGCCATATGTCCCAAAGCCAACCTACACTCCTCCCACCAAGCCATATGTTCCAGAGATTCTTAAAGTTGTTGATGGCATCATTCTTTGCAAAAAAGGTTATGAAACCTACCCAATTCAAG GAGCCAAGGCAAAGATCGTGTGCTCTGAGCCAGGATCATACGGGAAGAAGGACGTTGTGATCTACAGCGATCCAACTGACTCTAAGGGATACTTCCACGTGGCGTTGACCGACATCATCAAGAACCTACTTCACTGTCGTGTCAAGCTCTACACATCTCCAGTTGAGACTTGTAAGAACCCAACCAATGTCAACAAGGGTCTCACCGGAGTTCCATTGTCTATGTACGGATACCGTTACCACTCCGACAAGAACTTGAAGATCTTTAGCGTCGGACCTTTTTACTTCACCGGTCCCAAGTCTGCTCCCACCACTCCCAAATACTGA